One part of the Futiania mangrovi genome encodes these proteins:
- a CDS encoding response regulator, translated as MATILLAEDDDAMRLFLYRALKRAGHSVTAVGDGSTALRHVKTRPYDLLLSDVVMPGLDGVELARRAADLRPAMKIMFITGFAAVALNPANGAPVDAPVVSKPFHLKDLVTTIEGLLAA; from the coding sequence ATGGCCACAATCCTGCTCGCCGAGGACGACGATGCCATGCGTCTTTTCCTCTACCGGGCACTGAAACGGGCAGGACATTCGGTGACGGCGGTGGGCGACGGGTCAACCGCCCTCAGGCACGTCAAGACGCGGCCCTACGACCTGCTGCTGTCGGACGTGGTGATGCCGGGCCTCGACGGGGTGGAGCTTGCGCGCCGCGCCGCCGACCTGCGGCCGGCCATGAAGATCATGTTCATCACGGGGTTCGCGGCGGTGGCGCTCAACCCGGCCAATGGCGCGCCGGTGGATGCGCCCGTGGTCTCCAAGCCCTTCCATCTCAAGGATCTCGTGACCACGATCGAGGGATTGCTCGCGGCATGA
- a CDS encoding N-formylglutamate amidohydrolase has product MTSLHNPGHEAAAEADTASQDRPRTSPDGGVRPAVEVLHPAAQTVPIVLSSPHSGDVYPSEFLAASDLDPLALRTSEDAFVDDLFSGGLALGMPMVRATFPRAYLDVNREAYELDPTMFADPLPAHVNTRSPRVASGLGTIARRVGGGRAIYRRKLRFDEAEARIVRCYRPYHAKLSRLLAETRDRFGAAVLIDCHSMPSVGGFSDLDAGEARPDIILGDRHGTACAPDLIARAEAAFRSLGLSVVRNRPYAGGFNTQNYGRPGERVHAFQIEVRRDLYMDEARIVPNSGYDGLKTRLGQFLHLMTEALARP; this is encoded by the coding sequence ATGACTTCCCTTCACAACCCCGGCCACGAGGCCGCCGCAGAGGCGGACACCGCCAGCCAGGACCGGCCCCGGACATCGCCGGATGGCGGGGTCCGCCCGGCCGTGGAGGTGCTGCACCCGGCCGCCCAGACCGTGCCCATCGTGCTGTCCTCGCCGCATTCCGGCGACGTCTATCCATCGGAATTCCTGGCGGCCAGCGATCTCGACCCGCTGGCGCTGCGCACCTCGGAAGACGCCTTCGTCGACGACCTCTTCTCCGGCGGGCTGGCACTCGGCATGCCGATGGTGCGGGCCACCTTCCCGCGCGCCTATCTCGACGTGAACCGGGAAGCCTACGAGCTGGACCCCACCATGTTCGCCGATCCCCTGCCCGCGCACGTCAACACGCGCTCACCCCGCGTGGCCAGCGGCCTCGGCACCATCGCGCGGCGTGTCGGCGGCGGGCGCGCGATCTACCGGCGCAAGCTGCGCTTCGACGAGGCGGAGGCGCGGATCGTCCGGTGCTACCGCCCCTATCACGCGAAGCTGTCGCGGCTGCTGGCCGAAACGCGCGACCGGTTCGGCGCGGCGGTGCTCATCGACTGCCATTCCATGCCGTCCGTCGGGGGGTTCAGCGATCTCGACGCGGGCGAGGCGCGGCCCGACATCATCCTGGGCGACCGGCACGGTACGGCATGCGCACCGGACCTGATCGCGCGGGCAGAGGCGGCGTTCCGCTCGCTCGGCCTCAGCGTGGTTCGCAACCGGCCCTATGCCGGCGGCTTCAACACCCAGAACTACGGCCGCCCCGGCGAGCGCGTGCATGCCTTCCAGATCGAGGTGCGGCGCGATCTCTACATGGACGAGGCGCGGATCGTGCCGAATTCCGGATACGACGGGCTGAAGACACGGCTGGGACAGTTTCTCCACCTGATGACCGAGGCGCTGGCCCGCCCCTGA
- a CDS encoding transglycosylase SLT domain-containing protein — MSAFHATADRIAWGLRAAAAALCLLTPLPAAAQAQGGMDAAGICRATTAYVEQVRGLPPQLLAAVSLTETGRSIRDDAGERQFVSWPWTINAEGKGYFFDSKDQAIAKVRQLQAQGMRSIDVGCMQINLRFHGEAFDNLEEAFDPLINVTYAAEFLTALFDEHRSWKKAIERYHSATEQFYVRYRSKVYDNWLSERERVAMSRRQLEISALEQMRAQRLSEVARRRAAAREQLANNS; from the coding sequence ATGTCCGCATTTCATGCCACGGCTGATCGGATTGCATGGGGGCTCCGTGCCGCTGCGGCCGCGCTGTGTCTGCTGACGCCGCTTCCCGCGGCTGCGCAGGCGCAGGGTGGGATGGACGCCGCCGGCATCTGCCGCGCCACCACCGCCTATGTCGAGCAGGTGCGCGGCCTCCCCCCGCAACTGCTTGCCGCCGTGTCGCTGACGGAAACCGGCAGGTCGATCCGCGACGATGCGGGCGAGCGGCAGTTCGTGTCCTGGCCCTGGACCATCAATGCCGAGGGCAAGGGATATTTCTTCGACAGCAAGGACCAGGCGATCGCCAAGGTCCGCCAGCTTCAGGCGCAGGGCATGCGCTCCATCGACGTCGGCTGCATGCAGATCAACCTGCGCTTCCACGGCGAGGCGTTCGACAACCTGGAGGAAGCCTTCGACCCGCTGATCAACGTCACCTATGCGGCGGAATTCCTGACGGCGCTGTTCGACGAGCACCGGTCCTGGAAGAAGGCGATCGAGCGCTATCACTCCGCGACCGAGCAGTTCTACGTCCGCTACCGCTCCAAGGTCTACGACAACTGGCTGAGCGAGCGGGAACGGGTCGCGATGAGCCGCCGCCAGCTGGAGATCAGCGCGCTCGAGCAGATGCGCGCCCAGCGCCTTTCGGAGGTCGCCCGCCGCCGGGCCGCCGCGCGCGAACAGCTCGCCAACAACTCCTGA
- a CDS encoding GNAT family N-acetyltransferase, which produces MTAAPTDLPGLDIRPATAADVPGIAAIYAHHVLNGFGTFEEIPPSSDEMLGRLTTLQDGGYPWLVAAAGGAVAGYAYAGPYHRRSAYRFTVEDSIYVHPDMAGRGIGRVLLSRLVADAEARGFRQMVAVIGDSGNAGSIGLHAALGFERTGMVCAVGFKRGRWLDVVYMQRPLGAGDSAPPAGRG; this is translated from the coding sequence ATGACCGCGGCACCGACCGATCTCCCCGGCCTCGACATCCGGCCCGCAACCGCAGCTGACGTGCCGGGCATCGCGGCGATCTACGCGCATCACGTGCTGAACGGCTTCGGCACGTTCGAGGAAATTCCCCCCTCTTCGGACGAGATGCTCGGACGCCTGACTACGCTGCAGGACGGCGGCTATCCCTGGCTGGTCGCAGCGGCAGGCGGGGCGGTCGCGGGCTATGCCTATGCGGGCCCCTATCACAGGCGCAGCGCCTACCGCTTCACGGTCGAGGATTCGATCTACGTGCACCCGGATATGGCCGGCCGAGGCATCGGGCGCGTCCTGCTCTCCCGCCTCGTCGCCGACGCCGAGGCGCGCGGCTTCCGCCAGATGGTCGCCGTGATCGGCGACAGCGGCAACGCGGGCTCCATCGGGCTGCACGCCGCGCTGGGGTTCGAACGGACGGGCATGGTGTGCGCGGTCGGGTTCAAGCGCGGCCGCTGGCTCGATGTCGTCTACATGCAGCGCCCCCTGGGTGCGGGCGACAGCGCCCCTCCCGCCGGGCGCGGGTAA